One Rhodoferax ferrireducens T118 DNA segment encodes these proteins:
- the fliN gene encoding flagellar motor switch protein FliN, which yields MAIDEKPAEDDGMADWAEALLEQKSSEPTAEPGGVLAGDTSHSFSSSDAPISDINRVLDIPVQLSVELGRTKVPIKHILQLGQGSVVELDALAGEPMDVLVNGYLIAQGEVVVVNDKFGIRLTDVVTPSERLRRVSKGG from the coding sequence ATGGCAATTGATGAGAAACCAGCAGAAGATGACGGCATGGCCGATTGGGCTGAGGCCCTGCTGGAGCAAAAAAGTTCGGAGCCCACCGCAGAACCAGGGGGTGTCCTGGCAGGGGACACGTCCCATTCTTTTTCCTCATCGGATGCGCCGATCAGCGATATCAATCGGGTCCTTGACATTCCGGTTCAGCTGTCGGTTGAGTTGGGTCGAACCAAGGTGCCGATCAAGCATATTCTTCAGTTAGGGCAAGGCTCGGTGGTGGAGTTGGATGCCTTGGCCGGTGAGCCGATGGATGTGTTGGTGAACGGCTATTTGATTGCGCAGGGCGAGGTCGTCGTGGTGAATGACAAGTTCGGCATTCGCCTGACCGATGTCGTGACGCCGTCCGAGCGGCTGCGTCGTGTCAGCAAGGGTGGTTGA
- a CDS encoding flagellar biosynthetic protein FliO, producing the protein MTQALLSVGLFVLLLALVPIGLKWLQARSAAGAGGVLVASRVISAVAVGPHQRVVTVEVGPEGARVWLTLGVTAQAITCLHSAALDPHGQASLAQATQTPPAQL; encoded by the coding sequence ATGACGCAAGCACTGCTGTCGGTTGGCCTGTTCGTCCTTCTATTGGCACTGGTGCCGATCGGACTCAAGTGGCTGCAAGCCCGCTCGGCGGCCGGGGCCGGGGGGGTCCTGGTGGCCTCCAGAGTTATTTCTGCGGTGGCGGTGGGGCCGCACCAGCGCGTGGTCACAGTTGAAGTCGGACCCGAGGGCGCGCGTGTCTGGCTGACGCTCGGCGTGACGGCGCAAGCCATTACCTGCCTGCACAGCGCAGCGCTTGACCCCCATGGGCAAGCAAGCCTGGCGCAAGCGACTCAAACTCCGCCTGCGCAGCTGTGA